Proteins encoded by one window of Labilithrix sp.:
- a CDS encoding GAF domain-containing protein, whose product MALKSQRPPSAPSVDSEWSLTGRSSRAQDVRSQLLEQKLKDLDEELVRERRIGVAMREVGLALGTTLDLDELLNLILAKITDAVEADRATLYLLDGKGELVSRVMQGGQSRQLRLKVGQGIAGAVAQTSKTLLVNDPYNDPRFNPAPDLAFNYRTRSILAVPMKNHLGRTIGVVQVLNKKTGPFNDHDAITLAALSTQASIAIDNSRLFLSVTQKNAELLDIKEQLEHRVRDLKLLFDLESAMGRATSLEELFTGVLTEALRTSGATAAAFAMKAGEGIQLYMMFSGDEKLHRHPLRAGQGLAGAAIADGDVIFTNEPTTHPAYEPETDDLLGQKLRGCIAVPLEGEDGDAMGAIALYNKARIPGSSPRLGLGAPREDEFNEEDRALLLLIAANASTAIRLQMAREQREREERLTSIGRLMSGVIHDLKTPLTVISGYVQMMKIADKRPLRDEYAELALKQFEHIGSMMRDVLEFARGERNLLVRKVYLNKFFGTEVREQLTTQLAKSGVELVVDVQDKGTAKFDEGKILRVVHNLARNAAEAMGDKGGKFTIKVTRSKPRKKGAVPELVVSFSDTGPGIPKEIEHRLFQSFVTSGKKGGTGLGLAITARIAEEHGGSIGVKSSPKGVTFTLRLPQPKDEK is encoded by the coding sequence GTGGCACTGAAATCGCAACGTCCGCCGTCCGCGCCGAGCGTGGACAGCGAGTGGAGCCTCACGGGGCGAAGCTCGCGGGCGCAGGACGTGCGCTCCCAGCTGCTCGAACAGAAGCTGAAGGACCTCGACGAGGAGCTCGTCCGCGAGCGGCGCATCGGCGTCGCGATGCGCGAGGTCGGCCTCGCGCTCGGGACCACGCTCGACCTCGACGAGCTCCTCAACCTGATCCTCGCGAAGATCACCGACGCGGTGGAGGCCGACCGCGCGACCCTGTACCTGCTCGACGGGAAGGGCGAGCTCGTCTCGCGCGTCATGCAAGGCGGCCAGTCGCGCCAGCTCCGGCTCAAGGTCGGGCAGGGCATCGCCGGCGCCGTCGCGCAGACGAGCAAGACGCTCCTCGTCAACGATCCGTACAACGACCCGCGCTTCAACCCCGCGCCGGACCTCGCCTTCAACTACCGCACGCGCTCGATCCTCGCCGTGCCGATGAAGAACCACCTCGGACGCACGATCGGCGTCGTCCAGGTCCTCAACAAGAAGACGGGGCCCTTCAACGACCACGACGCGATCACGCTCGCCGCGCTCTCGACCCAGGCGTCGATCGCGATCGACAACTCGCGCCTCTTCTTGTCGGTGACGCAGAAGAACGCCGAGCTCCTCGACATCAAGGAGCAGCTCGAGCACCGCGTCCGCGACCTCAAGCTGCTCTTCGATCTCGAGAGCGCGATGGGGCGCGCGACCTCGCTCGAGGAGCTGTTCACCGGCGTCCTCACCGAGGCGCTCCGCACGTCGGGCGCGACCGCGGCCGCGTTCGCGATGAAGGCGGGCGAGGGCATCCAGCTCTACATGATGTTCTCCGGCGACGAGAAGCTGCACCGCCATCCGCTCCGCGCGGGGCAGGGGCTCGCCGGCGCCGCGATCGCCGACGGCGACGTGATCTTCACGAACGAGCCGACGACGCACCCCGCCTACGAGCCCGAGACCGACGACCTCCTCGGACAGAAGCTCCGCGGCTGCATCGCGGTCCCGCTCGAGGGCGAGGACGGCGACGCGATGGGCGCGATCGCGCTCTACAACAAGGCGCGCATCCCCGGCTCGTCGCCGCGCCTCGGGCTCGGCGCGCCGCGCGAGGACGAGTTCAACGAGGAGGACCGCGCGCTCCTCCTCTTGATCGCCGCGAACGCGTCGACCGCGATCCGCCTCCAGATGGCGCGCGAGCAGCGCGAGCGCGAGGAGCGGCTCACGTCGATCGGGCGCCTCATGTCGGGCGTCATCCACGACCTCAAGACGCCGCTCACCGTCATCAGCGGCTACGTCCAGATGATGAAGATCGCGGACAAGCGCCCGCTCCGCGACGAGTACGCGGAGCTCGCGTTGAAGCAGTTCGAGCACATCGGCTCGATGATGCGCGACGTCCTGGAGTTCGCGCGCGGCGAGCGCAACCTCCTCGTCCGCAAGGTGTACCTCAACAAGTTCTTCGGCACCGAGGTCCGCGAGCAGCTCACGACGCAGCTCGCGAAGAGCGGCGTCGAGCTCGTCGTCGACGTGCAGGACAAGGGCACCGCGAAGTTCGACGAGGGCAAGATCCTCCGCGTCGTCCACAACCTCGCCCGCAACGCGGCGGAGGCGATGGGCGACAAGGGCGGCAAGTTCACGATCAAGGTCACGCGCTCGAAGCCGCGGAAGAAGGGCGCCGTGCCCGAGCTCGTCGTCTCGTTCTCGGACACCGGGCCCGGCATCCCGAAGGAGATCGAGCACCGCCTCTTCCAGTCGTTCGTCACGAGCGGCAAGAAGGGCGGCACCGGCCTCGGCCTCGCGATCACCGCCCGCATCGCGGAGGAGCACGGCGGCTCGATCGGCGTGAAGTCCTCGCCGAAGGGCGTGACCTTCACCCTGCGCCTCCCGCAGCCGAAGGACGAGAAGTGA
- a CDS encoding AtpZ/AtpI family protein encodes MAGMLFGSSKGMKAFGRYGSIGFELIGSIAVGYYLGRWLDGKLGTSWIQAVGFLLGVYTGFRALFRAAKTMQRDIERDEALERGEDPWAPPEPSEDEKDEKKDE; translated from the coding sequence GTGGCCGGGATGCTGTTCGGATCGTCGAAGGGGATGAAGGCGTTCGGCCGTTACGGCTCGATCGGCTTCGAGCTCATCGGCTCGATCGCGGTGGGCTACTACCTCGGTCGCTGGCTCGACGGGAAGCTCGGGACGAGCTGGATCCAGGCGGTCGGCTTCCTCCTCGGTGTGTACACCGGCTTCCGCGCGCTGTTCCGCGCGGCGAAGACGATGCAGCGTGACATCGAGCGCGACGAGGCGCTCGAGCGCGGCGAAGATCCATGGGCGCCGCCGGAGCCGAGCGAAGACGAGAAGGACGAGAAGAAGGATGAGTGA
- the atpB gene encoding F0F1 ATP synthase subunit A → MPEHTSFLSYLIAMFPALGENMHNFGETFLGHKPVDAHGAEPIAASVLVFLVIVLLALAARAKIVNYEESVVPDEKLSLRTFFEIFIGYFYNMMKDMMGPTRAKKYFPIVGTAACFILFSNFLGMIPGFLPPTSSWNITAGCAVCVLVAFTYYGFQAQGFGFVSHLAGPYMGVAMIPINILLFAIEFLSTFIIRPITLSIRLMLNIAVDHLLLSIFLAFFVLFLPLPIMALGTLVAIVQVLVFCLLTSIYIALATEGHDDHHADHGAHGDKAAHAH, encoded by the coding sequence ATGCCTGAGCACACTTCGTTCCTCAGCTACTTGATCGCGATGTTCCCCGCGCTGGGGGAGAACATGCACAACTTCGGCGAGACGTTCCTCGGCCACAAGCCGGTGGACGCTCACGGAGCGGAGCCGATCGCAGCGAGCGTGCTCGTCTTCCTCGTCATCGTGCTCCTCGCGCTCGCGGCGCGGGCGAAGATCGTGAACTACGAGGAGTCCGTCGTCCCCGACGAGAAGCTCTCGCTCCGCACGTTCTTCGAGATCTTCATCGGTTACTTCTACAACATGATGAAGGACATGATGGGTCCGACCCGGGCGAAGAAGTACTTCCCCATCGTCGGGACCGCGGCCTGCTTCATCCTCTTCTCGAACTTCCTCGGGATGATCCCGGGCTTCCTTCCGCCGACCTCGAGCTGGAACATCACCGCGGGCTGCGCGGTGTGCGTGCTCGTCGCGTTCACGTACTACGGCTTCCAGGCGCAGGGCTTCGGGTTCGTCTCGCACCTCGCCGGCCCGTACATGGGCGTGGCGATGATCCCGATCAACATCCTGCTCTTCGCGATCGAGTTCCTCTCCACGTTCATCATCCGGCCGATCACGCTGAGCATCCGACTGATGCTCAACATCGCGGTCGATCACCTCCTCCTCTCGATCTTCCTCGCGTTCTTCGTGCTCTTCCTGCCGCTCCCGATCATGGCGCTCGGGACGCTCGTCGCGATCGTGCAGGTCCTCGTCTTCTGTCTCTTGACCTCGATCTACATCGCTCTGGCGACGGAAGGTCACGACGACCACCACGCCGATCACGGCGCCCATGGCGACAAAGCCGCTCACGCCCACTGA
- a CDS encoding endonuclease/exonuclease/phosphatase family protein, with the protein MVRRLFSVVLVGSMFAGIGCAAPPAEDADSAESADAVNEAAACNPLPERTTANIGDVTGMTAMEGTPFPSLGPDAAGYFHPPYGYTEGGTFAEPSDGKDGAWKVEAKDVDAAAPAGKLRVVEWNVERGNKLDKSIRLMKKKNADVWLLNETDLYGKNSGGVVVAREIARALGYSYYTGIEFYERRDDRRGTSGNAIVSRYPLTNTKSIDIPMLTAEGGHDWSKDSAEPRCGMRNAVSASIEAPGAAGPRTIDLVSLHTENKANREVRLAQFDHVVKELVTPGRPTVVAGDLNTLSPGEGPAFRKELEKRIAANGRDKSLFDCSRGDDTTTFSAALIVNMRIDWLLVQSGEGATVDCAPGSYEVQGNDRSSDHKPVVVEMTVK; encoded by the coding sequence ATGGTTCGTCGTCTGTTTTCGGTCGTGCTCGTCGGGTCGATGTTCGCTGGGATCGGCTGCGCCGCGCCGCCGGCGGAAGACGCGGACTCCGCCGAGAGCGCCGACGCGGTGAACGAGGCGGCCGCGTGCAACCCGCTCCCCGAGCGGACGACAGCGAACATCGGCGACGTCACCGGCATGACCGCGATGGAAGGCACGCCCTTCCCCTCGCTCGGCCCCGACGCGGCCGGCTACTTCCACCCGCCGTACGGCTACACCGAGGGCGGCACCTTCGCCGAGCCGAGCGACGGCAAGGACGGCGCATGGAAGGTCGAAGCGAAGGACGTCGACGCGGCCGCGCCGGCGGGCAAGCTCCGCGTGGTCGAGTGGAACGTCGAGCGCGGCAACAAGCTCGACAAGTCGATCCGCCTCATGAAGAAGAAGAACGCCGACGTCTGGCTCCTCAACGAGACCGACCTCTACGGGAAGAACAGCGGCGGCGTCGTCGTCGCGCGCGAGATCGCCCGCGCGCTCGGCTACTCGTATTACACCGGCATCGAGTTCTACGAGCGGCGCGACGATCGCCGCGGCACGAGCGGCAACGCGATCGTCTCGCGCTACCCGCTCACGAACACGAAGTCGATCGACATCCCGATGCTCACCGCCGAGGGCGGCCACGACTGGTCGAAGGACTCCGCCGAGCCGCGCTGCGGCATGCGCAACGCGGTCTCCGCCTCGATCGAGGCCCCCGGCGCCGCGGGTCCGCGCACGATCGACCTCGTCTCGCTCCACACCGAGAACAAGGCGAACCGCGAGGTGCGCCTCGCGCAGTTCGATCACGTCGTGAAGGAGCTCGTCACGCCGGGCCGCCCCACCGTCGTCGCGGGCGACCTCAACACCCTCTCGCCCGGCGAGGGCCCCGCCTTCCGCAAGGAGCTCGAGAAGCGCATCGCCGCGAACGGTCGCGACAAGTCGCTCTTCGACTGCTCGCGCGGCGACGACACGACCACCTTCAGCGCCGCCCTGATCGTTAACATGCGCATCGACTGGCTCCTCGTGCAGTCCGGCGAAGGCGCGACGGTGGACTGCGCGCCCGGCAGCTACGAGGTGCAGGGCAACGATCGCTCGAGCGACCACAAGCCGGTCGTCGTCGAGATGACGGTGAAGTGA
- a CDS encoding AarF/ABC1/UbiB kinase family protein: MISVVSAVRDLGRLREITSVLVRHGFGEVVARAGFGRKPKKPSSAGKSEPPPADVDAPEVSSDDLAKGEEEKTRVSTAERVRLVIQDLGPSFIKLGQIASTRPDLIPPEVIAELKKLQDNVPPVPFEDIKKVIETSLGAPIADVFVSFDENPLATASIGQVHRAVLATPDGEQQVVVKVQRPNVGPTVQRDLELLHIMAAAIERAIPETRIYSPVGLVQQFDRSITAELNFLIEGENGERFTQNFEGSKEAAFVRFPKVYKQASSKQILALEFFDGLKVDKAVAAGISGPQIAKNAFGAVIKMVFEDGFFHADPHPGNVIIMGGTEGTEPVIGLIDCGMVGRLSPELRDRTIDLMVAASRKDAYGVADSLYAIGRPTKKVDMREYRPEVALLAEKYLGRPLKEIDLSAMIRDLVQGAMKYGLEIPTDFMLVGKALMTIEGIGKQLDPDLDVFGEAQPYFVRLLKARYSPQRIGNELIRGVEQLSRAGYDVPLQAREVLEDLRLGRLSVRIAEGSLAPAADRLGRRVFSGLVVAAATIGGALSFAQERTLGAALFAVAATLLVFHVALDLRRGPKAQ, translated from the coding sequence GTGATCTCCGTCGTCTCCGCGGTGCGTGATCTCGGCCGGCTGCGCGAGATCACGAGTGTCCTCGTTCGGCATGGGTTCGGTGAGGTCGTCGCGCGCGCTGGCTTCGGGCGGAAGCCGAAGAAGCCGTCGTCCGCCGGCAAGAGCGAGCCGCCGCCGGCCGACGTCGACGCGCCCGAGGTCTCGAGCGACGACCTCGCCAAGGGCGAAGAGGAGAAGACGCGCGTCTCCACCGCCGAGCGCGTCCGCCTCGTCATCCAGGACCTCGGGCCTTCGTTCATCAAGCTCGGACAGATCGCGTCGACGCGCCCGGACCTCATCCCGCCGGAGGTCATCGCCGAGCTGAAGAAGCTGCAGGACAACGTCCCGCCGGTGCCGTTCGAGGACATCAAGAAGGTCATCGAGACGAGCCTCGGCGCGCCGATCGCGGACGTCTTCGTGTCGTTCGACGAGAACCCGCTCGCGACGGCGTCGATTGGTCAGGTCCATCGCGCCGTGCTCGCGACCCCCGACGGCGAGCAGCAGGTCGTCGTGAAGGTGCAGCGCCCGAACGTCGGCCCCACCGTGCAGCGCGACCTCGAGCTGCTCCACATCATGGCCGCCGCGATCGAGCGCGCGATCCCGGAGACGCGCATCTACTCGCCGGTCGGGCTCGTGCAGCAGTTCGATCGCTCCATCACCGCGGAGCTCAACTTCCTGATCGAAGGCGAGAACGGCGAGCGCTTCACCCAGAACTTCGAGGGCTCGAAGGAGGCCGCGTTCGTCCGCTTCCCGAAGGTCTACAAGCAGGCCTCGAGCAAGCAGATCCTCGCGCTCGAGTTCTTCGACGGCCTCAAGGTCGACAAGGCGGTCGCCGCCGGCATCTCCGGCCCCCAGATCGCGAAGAACGCGTTCGGCGCCGTCATCAAGATGGTGTTCGAGGACGGCTTCTTCCACGCCGACCCTCACCCCGGCAACGTCATCATCATGGGCGGCACGGAGGGGACCGAGCCCGTCATCGGCCTCATCGACTGCGGCATGGTCGGGCGCCTCTCGCCCGAGCTCCGCGACCGCACGATCGACCTGATGGTCGCGGCCTCGCGGAAGGACGCGTACGGCGTCGCCGACTCGCTCTACGCGATCGGCCGGCCGACGAAGAAGGTCGACATGCGCGAGTACCGCCCCGAGGTCGCGCTCCTCGCCGAGAAGTACCTCGGGCGGCCGCTCAAGGAGATCGATCTCTCCGCGATGATCCGCGACCTCGTGCAGGGCGCGATGAAGTACGGCCTCGAGATCCCGACCGACTTCATGCTCGTCGGCAAGGCGCTCATGACGATCGAAGGGATCGGCAAGCAGCTCGATCCCGACCTCGACGTCTTCGGCGAGGCGCAGCCCTATTTCGTCCGCTTGCTGAAGGCGCGCTACTCGCCGCAGCGGATCGGCAACGAGCTCATTCGCGGCGTCGAGCAGCTGTCGCGCGCCGGCTACGACGTGCCGCTCCAGGCGCGCGAGGTGCTCGAGGACCTGCGCCTCGGCCGCTTGTCGGTGCGCATCGCGGAGGGCTCGCTCGCGCCGGCGGCCGATCGGCTCGGGAGGCGCGTGTTCTCCGGGCTCGTCGTCGCCGCCGCCACCATCGGCGGGGCGCTCTCGTTCGCGCAAGAGCGCACCCTCGGCGCCGCGCTCTTCGCGGTCGCGGCGACGCTCCTCGTCTTCCACGTCGCGCTCGATCTCCGGCGAGGGCCGAAGGCGCAATGA
- the rdgB gene encoding RdgB/HAM1 family non-canonical purine NTP pyrophosphatase translates to MKHSLVVATNNRGKLEELRHLLAGLDLEILSLADVSKKKVSIVEDGDTFEENAVKKATEVAGLTMMLTLADDSGLEVDVLGGAPGVRSARYAGERATDSENNAQLLAALDALSNEDLTARGDFTAQFRCVLALVDPFVRDGEPFVVEGVCRGKITRTPRGSGGFGYDPLFLVEGTDKTMAELSEEEKNRISHRARAAESLRLTLEKMLTERDELTRAVVG, encoded by the coding sequence ATGAAGCACTCGCTCGTCGTCGCCACCAACAACCGCGGAAAGCTCGAGGAGCTGAGGCATCTTCTCGCAGGGCTCGACCTCGAGATCCTCTCCCTCGCCGACGTCTCGAAGAAGAAGGTGTCCATCGTCGAAGACGGGGACACGTTCGAGGAGAACGCGGTGAAGAAGGCGACCGAGGTCGCCGGCCTCACGATGATGCTCACCCTCGCCGACGACAGCGGCCTCGAGGTCGACGTGCTCGGCGGCGCGCCCGGCGTCCGATCGGCGCGCTACGCCGGCGAACGCGCGACGGACTCCGAGAACAACGCCCAGCTCCTCGCCGCGCTCGACGCGCTCTCGAACGAGGACCTCACCGCGCGCGGCGACTTCACGGCGCAGTTCCGCTGCGTGCTCGCCCTCGTGGATCCTTTCGTGCGCGACGGAGAGCCCTTCGTCGTCGAAGGCGTGTGCCGCGGCAAGATCACGCGGACGCCGCGGGGCTCGGGGGGGTTCGGGTACGACCCGCTCTTCCTCGTGGAGGGCACCGACAAGACGATGGCGGAGCTCAGCGAGGAGGAGAAGAACCGCATCTCGCATCGCGCGCGCGCGGCGGAGAGCCTTCGCCTCACGCTCGAGAAGATGCTCACCGAGCGCGACGAGCTCACGCGCGCGGTCGTGGGCTGA
- a CDS encoding L,D-transpeptidase: protein MKALAALVLAAPLFADVPRMGPPAELPVWVDPGDVPVPTWARSVVPSRAESAFYAEPGKIELRRGSAQPGARLPLFATRRGPGCSGRWLNVGPLAWMCSDVGDFSADEPGTPALGTRPWIAEGEDLARPHRPGARALPPIEPVSASDDGLPYRYYFAGRDGAYGFQNLQTALDDSPEQDLEPGFAVALLEEATAHGQKWGRTKKGRWVAMRELSPARPNLFHGELLKEETNVGWVVNDKVSAFTSEKLDKASGLRVRFEKVVIEEEKGSALRVGDGVWLRAKDVARVRLVAPPPEVTGEDERWIDVDLAQQTLIAYVGKTPVFATIVSTGKGPAPDFVTHPGTFRIWVKIFTTKMDNLDKEEADRHYAIEDVPWVQFFDKAIALHGAFWHREFGHLHSHGCVNLAPLDARWLFAFTSPHLPQGWSAVLPTKIEQGAVVRVR, encoded by the coding sequence GTGAAGGCGCTCGCGGCGCTCGTCCTCGCGGCGCCGCTCTTCGCCGACGTCCCGCGGATGGGGCCGCCGGCGGAGCTGCCGGTCTGGGTCGATCCCGGCGACGTGCCGGTCCCGACGTGGGCGCGCTCCGTCGTCCCGAGCCGCGCCGAGTCCGCCTTCTACGCCGAGCCCGGCAAGATCGAGCTCCGTCGCGGCAGCGCCCAGCCCGGCGCGCGCCTCCCGCTCTTCGCGACGCGGCGCGGTCCCGGCTGCAGCGGCCGCTGGCTCAACGTCGGCCCGCTCGCGTGGATGTGCTCCGACGTCGGCGACTTCAGCGCGGACGAGCCGGGCACGCCCGCGCTCGGCACGCGTCCGTGGATCGCCGAGGGCGAGGACCTCGCGCGGCCGCATCGACCCGGCGCGCGCGCGCTGCCGCCGATCGAGCCGGTCTCGGCGAGCGACGACGGGCTCCCGTATCGCTACTACTTCGCGGGCCGCGACGGCGCGTACGGCTTCCAGAACCTCCAGACCGCGCTCGACGACTCGCCCGAGCAGGACCTCGAGCCGGGCTTCGCCGTCGCGCTCCTGGAGGAGGCGACCGCGCACGGCCAGAAGTGGGGGCGCACGAAGAAGGGACGCTGGGTCGCGATGCGCGAGCTCTCCCCCGCGCGTCCGAACCTCTTTCACGGCGAGCTCTTGAAGGAGGAGACGAACGTCGGCTGGGTCGTGAACGACAAGGTCAGCGCGTTCACGTCCGAGAAGCTCGACAAGGCGAGCGGCCTGCGCGTCCGCTTCGAGAAGGTCGTCATCGAAGAGGAGAAGGGGAGCGCGCTCCGCGTCGGCGACGGCGTGTGGCTGCGCGCGAAGGACGTCGCGCGCGTGCGCCTCGTCGCGCCCCCGCCGGAGGTGACGGGCGAGGACGAGCGCTGGATCGACGTCGACCTCGCGCAGCAGACGCTCATCGCCTACGTCGGCAAGACGCCCGTGTTCGCGACGATCGTGTCGACGGGGAAGGGCCCCGCGCCCGACTTCGTCACCCACCCGGGCACGTTCCGCATCTGGGTGAAGATCTTCACGACGAAAATGGACAACCTCGACAAGGAAGAGGCGGACAGGCACTACGCGATCGAAGACGTGCCGTGGGTGCAGTTCTTCGACAAGGCGATCGCCCTCCACGGCGCGTTCTGGCACCGAGAATTCGGCCACCTCCACAGCCACGGCTGCGTGAACCTCGCGCCGCTCGACGCCCGCTGGCTCTTCGCGTTCACCTCACCGCACCTCCCGCAAGGCTGGTCCGCCGTGCTCCCGACGAAGATCGAACAAGGCGCGGTCGTTCGCGTCCGCTAA
- a CDS encoding biliverdin-producing heme oxygenase: MAAASPASNGALVAALRAATNDARAELDRRLALRAETLTLPGYVSFLRASGSFVAPLEAAIACWLGVAADGLTRTSAIHADLVALGASEAPPASVPALRSIADAMGAAYVLEGSAVRGLFIARSVAKALGNAAPRRYLELRGDRTTDRWRDFVVTLETWGASATPAARTSACDTARATIAACASTFAAAVSLPPPAP; encoded by the coding sequence ATGGCGGCGGCTTCACCCGCATCGAACGGTGCTCTGGTCGCGGCGCTGCGCGCGGCGACGAACGACGCGCGCGCCGAGCTCGACCGCCGCCTCGCGCTCCGCGCCGAGACGCTCACGTTGCCGGGCTACGTGAGCTTCCTCCGCGCGAGCGGCTCCTTCGTCGCGCCGCTCGAAGCCGCGATCGCGTGCTGGCTCGGCGTCGCCGCCGACGGCCTCACGCGCACCTCCGCGATCCACGCCGACCTCGTCGCGCTCGGCGCGAGCGAAGCCCCGCCCGCCTCGGTCCCCGCGCTCCGCTCGATCGCGGACGCGATGGGCGCCGCCTACGTCCTCGAGGGCTCCGCCGTGCGCGGCCTCTTCATCGCGCGCAGCGTCGCGAAGGCGCTCGGCAACGCCGCGCCGCGCCGCTACCTCGAGCTTCGCGGCGACCGCACCACCGATCGCTGGCGCGACTTCGTCGTGACGCTCGAGACGTGGGGCGCGAGCGCGACGCCGGCCGCGCGCACGTCGGCCTGCGATACCGCGCGCGCCACCATCGCCGCCTGCGCCTCCACCTTCGCGGCCGCAGTCTCGCTCCCACCGCCCGCTCCCTGA
- a CDS encoding ATP synthase F0 subunit C has product MSIRKLGPAALAFVAAFLVPLAAFAQEAGGKMGANKYDVKMWAAAGAGLAIGLGVLGGALGQGKAAAAALEGISRNPGAAPRIQTPMILGLALMESLVLLAFVIAFFLQGLASAG; this is encoded by the coding sequence ATGAGCATCCGCAAGCTTGGTCCCGCCGCCCTCGCGTTCGTCGCCGCGTTCCTCGTTCCGCTCGCCGCGTTCGCGCAGGAAGCCGGGGGCAAGATGGGCGCGAACAAGTACGACGTGAAGATGTGGGCCGCCGCCGGCGCGGGTCTCGCGATCGGCCTCGGCGTCCTCGGTGGCGCGCTCGGTCAGGGCAAGGCCGCCGCCGCCGCGCTCGAGGGCATCTCGCGCAACCCGGGCGCCGCGCCCCGCATCCAGACGCCGATGATCCTCGGCCTCGCGCTGATGGAGTCGCTCGTGCTCCTCGCGTTCGTCATCGCGTTCTTCCTCCAGGGCCTCGCCTCGGCCGGCTGA
- a CDS encoding SUMF1/EgtB/PvdO family nonheme iron enzyme, which yields MRVALVLVLGALAAAACGLDLAGTNPSAPTDGGASSTSGGSSTSSSGAGEPDSSALDDGGGYVEDAAPAVDAGGYVGPEIGKDTSGCPRGRGPVMVRTASYCIDATEVTEGQYRAFLEAMGGARFDSPHASCTGKQNHLPSPPPPQGALLHCPLLSDATLGRPIVCVDWCDAHAFCAWAGKRLCGAIGGGSIKTNGGDYRNSGKDEWYAACLGPGGNDFAYGKTFEPNRCNSFEDPNNRPLDVMEKDRCTGGVAGLYDMVGNVRELENACSGPEAAATCLRRGGGWDLAEGACNNFSAFARNGRDDTTGFRCCADP from the coding sequence GTGCGCGTCGCTCTCGTCCTCGTGCTCGGCGCCCTCGCCGCCGCCGCTTGTGGTCTCGACCTCGCGGGCACCAACCCGAGCGCCCCGACGGACGGCGGCGCCTCGAGCACGAGCGGCGGGAGCAGCACGAGCAGCAGCGGCGCGGGGGAGCCGGACTCGAGCGCGCTCGACGACGGCGGCGGCTACGTCGAGGACGCGGCGCCCGCCGTCGACGCCGGCGGGTACGTGGGGCCGGAGATCGGCAAGGACACGAGCGGCTGCCCGCGCGGGCGCGGTCCGGTGATGGTGAGGACCGCGAGTTACTGCATCGACGCGACGGAGGTCACGGAGGGGCAGTACCGGGCGTTCCTCGAAGCGATGGGCGGCGCGCGGTTCGATTCGCCGCACGCGAGCTGCACCGGCAAGCAGAATCACCTCCCGTCGCCGCCGCCGCCGCAGGGCGCGTTGCTCCACTGCCCGCTCCTGAGCGACGCCACGCTCGGCCGTCCGATCGTCTGCGTCGATTGGTGCGATGCGCATGCGTTCTGCGCTTGGGCGGGGAAGCGGCTCTGCGGTGCGATCGGGGGAGGCTCGATCAAGACCAACGGCGGCGACTACCGGAACTCGGGGAAGGACGAGTGGTACGCCGCGTGTCTCGGTCCCGGCGGCAACGACTTCGCGTACGGCAAGACGTTCGAGCCGAACCGCTGCAACTCGTTCGAGGACCCGAACAACCGTCCGCTCGACGTGATGGAGAAGGACCGGTGCACGGGTGGTGTCGCCGGGCTCTACGACATGGTCGGGAACGTTCGCGAGCTCGAGAACGCGTGCAGTGGCCCCGAGGCCGCCGCGACGTGTCTCCGTCGTGGCGGCGGGTGGGACCTCGCGGAGGGGGCGTGCAATAACTTCTCGGCGTTCGCGCGCAACGGCCGCGACGACACGACGGGGTTTCGCTGCTGCGCGGATCCCTGA
- a CDS encoding ATP synthase subunit I, with protein MSDDTREPHPSDDVTRAAKVAAVLGVVFTVAALGLYDVRTAAGVFVGALIAVANLVTMRAIIRALVQTPESDDAKPAPSNDEHKSAGRRGGVAWGIFAVLKILVLFGGIWLLLSRQLVEPMPLVVGYGVLPLGIAASSLLNSLRVRR; from the coding sequence ATGAGTGACGACACGCGCGAGCCGCATCCGTCCGACGACGTCACGCGCGCGGCGAAGGTGGCGGCCGTCCTCGGCGTCGTCTTCACCGTCGCCGCGCTCGGCCTCTACGACGTCCGCACCGCCGCGGGCGTCTTCGTCGGCGCGCTCATCGCGGTGGCGAACCTCGTCACGATGCGCGCGATCATCCGCGCGCTCGTGCAGACGCCGGAGAGCGACGACGCGAAGCCGGCGCCGTCGAACGACGAGCACAAGAGCGCGGGTCGCCGCGGCGGCGTCGCGTGGGGCATCTTCGCGGTGCTGAAGATCCTCGTGCTCTTCGGCGGCATCTGGCTCCTGCTCTCGCGGCAGCTCGTCGAGCCGATGCCGCTCGTGGTCGGTTACGGCGTCTTGCCGCTCGGCATCGCGGCGTCGAGCCTCCTGAACAGCCTCCGCGTCCGCCGCTGA